One genomic window of Verrucomicrobiota bacterium includes the following:
- the truA gene encoding tRNA pseudouridine(38-40) synthase TruA, translated as MSDREDRLRIKIVVAYDGAPFAGWQVQKTGVGVQEKLEEALRRLFPGLGRIQGSSRTDTGVHARGMVAHFDVLRSQFRMTPRKLVLAVNAHLPESIRVMRAARVSGCFHARFDASCKEYRYFVWNHPAHDPLRLNQVWHVPRPLNLTAMRKTATLLVGRHDFKAFAAQAGYPVHSTVRTLTRLQVTRSGALLTFRVEGDGFLYKMCRGIVGTLVQVGLGKLGPDSVLAMLASRDRRLAGMTAPAHGLVLWRVAYAGGARDPRGLEPVEEGVPDE; from the coding sequence ATGTCGGATCGCGAGGATCGCTTGCGCATCAAGATCGTCGTGGCTTACGACGGGGCGCCCTTTGCGGGGTGGCAGGTGCAGAAGACCGGTGTGGGCGTGCAGGAGAAACTGGAGGAAGCACTGCGCCGCCTGTTCCCGGGACTGGGGAGAATTCAGGGATCCAGCCGGACGGACACCGGGGTTCATGCCCGCGGCATGGTGGCGCACTTTGACGTGCTTCGGTCCCAATTTCGAATGACGCCTCGGAAGCTGGTGTTGGCGGTCAATGCTCACCTGCCGGAGTCGATTCGGGTGATGCGGGCGGCTCGGGTGAGCGGCTGTTTTCACGCGCGTTTCGACGCGTCGTGCAAGGAGTATCGCTATTTTGTGTGGAATCATCCCGCGCATGACCCGTTGCGCCTGAACCAGGTTTGGCATGTTCCCCGTCCTTTGAATCTGACCGCGATGCGGAAGACGGCGACGCTGCTTGTCGGACGCCATGATTTCAAGGCGTTCGCGGCGCAGGCGGGATATCCGGTGCACTCCACCGTTCGTACTTTGACGCGATTGCAGGTGACGCGGTCTGGAGCGTTGCTGACGTTTCGTGTCGAAGGGGATGGGTTCCTCTACAAGATGTGCCGGGGGATTGTGGGCACGCTGGTCCAAGTGGGGCTGGGTAAATTGGGACCGGATTCGGTGCTGGCGATGCTGGCATCGAGGGACCGGCGGCTGGCTGGCATGACGGCGCCGGCGCACGGGTTGGTTTTGTGGCGGGTTGCTTACGCGGGCGGGGCACGGGATCCTCGAGGCCTGGAACCGGTTGAGGAGGGCGTTCCCGATGAATGA
- the hemL gene encoding glutamate-1-semialdehyde-2,1-aminomutase, whose amino-acid sequence MTTTRLQAESDRLFSEALRYLPGGVNSPVRAFRAVGGSPFFTRRARGAWLEDADGRRYIDYVSTWGPAILGHAFPAIVEAVKRAAEEGTSFGTPNPGEVEMARLLCSAVSSLEKVRLCNSGTEATMSAIRLARGFTKRDKIIKFDGCYHGHADSLLVKAGSGALTFGHPDSAGVPAAFTQHTLVAPFNEEAPLRELFAANRGMVAGVIVEPVPGNAGLYPPRPGYLQWLRELCTEEGSLLIFDEVMTGFRLAWGGAQSLYSVKPDLSCFGKIIGGGLPVGAFGGRAEIMDLLAPLGPVYQAGTLSGNPLAMAAGLAALRELARGHVYPAIEALGARLESGMKKAAAEAGIPVQFNRVGSMFCGYFTAEPVHNLADAMKSDRVRFGRLFHGLLERGVFLAPSQFEAGFISAAHSTEDIDRTIAAATEVFESLA is encoded by the coding sequence ATGACCACGACGCGACTACAGGCGGAATCGGACCGATTATTCTCGGAAGCCTTGCGCTATCTCCCTGGGGGCGTGAATTCTCCCGTGCGCGCCTTTCGTGCGGTGGGGGGCTCGCCCTTTTTTACTCGCCGGGCGCGGGGAGCATGGCTGGAGGACGCGGACGGACGGCGCTATATCGATTATGTGTCCACCTGGGGGCCTGCCATCTTGGGGCATGCGTTTCCGGCCATTGTCGAGGCGGTGAAGCGGGCGGCGGAGGAGGGAACGAGCTTTGGCACTCCGAATCCCGGCGAGGTGGAGATGGCGCGGCTGTTGTGCTCGGCGGTCTCGAGCCTTGAAAAAGTGAGACTCTGCAACTCGGGCACCGAGGCGACGATGTCGGCCATTCGTTTGGCGCGCGGGTTTACGAAGCGGGACAAGATCATCAAATTCGACGGGTGCTATCACGGCCATGCGGATTCGCTGCTGGTGAAGGCGGGTTCGGGAGCCTTGACCTTTGGACATCCGGACAGCGCGGGCGTTCCCGCGGCATTCACGCAGCACACGTTAGTGGCGCCTTTCAATGAGGAAGCGCCGTTACGGGAGCTCTTCGCCGCGAACCGGGGAATGGTGGCCGGGGTCATCGTGGAACCCGTGCCGGGCAACGCGGGTTTGTATCCGCCGCGACCGGGTTACCTCCAATGGCTGCGCGAACTTTGCACGGAAGAGGGGAGCTTGCTGATTTTCGACGAGGTGATGACCGGATTCCGGCTGGCTTGGGGGGGGGCTCAATCCCTCTACTCGGTCAAACCCGACCTTTCGTGTTTTGGGAAGATCATCGGGGGCGGCTTACCCGTGGGAGCCTTCGGTGGCCGGGCCGAAATCATGGATCTGCTGGCTCCTTTGGGACCGGTTTATCAGGCTGGGACGCTGAGCGGCAATCCGCTTGCCATGGCGGCCGGCCTGGCCGCGTTGCGGGAGCTGGCTCGAGGCCATGTGTATCCGGCGATCGAGGCTCTTGGAGCGAGGCTGGAGTCCGGGATGAAAAAGGCGGCCGCGGAGGCCGGCATTCCGGTTCAATTCAACCGGGTGGGATCCATGTTTTGCGGATATTTCACGGCCGAACCCGTCCATAACTTGGCGGACGCGATGAAGAGCGACCGCGTTCGATTCGGGCGGCTTTTTCATGGCCTTTTGGAACGCGGGGTGTTTTTGGCGCCATCCCAATTTGAAGCGGGATTCATTTCCGCCGCGCATTCGACGGAGGATATCGACCGGACGATTGCGGCGGCGACCGAGGTTTTCGAATCCCTCGCTTGA
- the ruvX gene encoding Holliday junction resolvase RuvX: MRIMSIDPGSARLGIAISDPLRTVAQPLEFVPAEPEAEVFPRLSRLVSEHEVEKIVVGMPRNMDGSYGGAAETVRAFVERLRTELKVPVITWDERLTSVQAHRMLQDAGVKSKQRRGRVDGAAAAILLQSYLDSQPAV; the protein is encoded by the coding sequence ATGAGAATCATGTCCATTGACCCGGGAAGCGCCCGCTTGGGCATTGCGATCAGCGACCCCTTGCGAACGGTTGCGCAACCCTTGGAGTTCGTCCCCGCGGAGCCTGAAGCGGAGGTGTTTCCGCGTTTGTCGCGGCTGGTAAGCGAACACGAAGTGGAGAAGATCGTCGTCGGGATGCCGCGCAACATGGACGGGAGTTACGGAGGGGCTGCGGAAACGGTGCGGGCTTTCGTGGAACGGCTGAGGACGGAGTTGAAGGTCCCGGTGATCACCTGGGACGAGCGTCTGACCTCGGTGCAGGCTCATCGCATGCTCCAGGACGCCGGGGTGAAGTCAAAACAACGCCGGGGACGGGTCGATGGGGCGGCGGCCGCGATTTTGCTCCAGTCCTATTTGGACAGCCAGCCTGCGGTGTGA
- a CDS encoding tRNA (cytidine(34)-2'-O)-methyltransferase, which translates to MNERKFHVVLVEPEIPPNTGNIARLCAVTGSMLHLVGPLGFQLGDRELKRAGMDYWRQVEFKIWSHWTEFCGALPAGSRTWMIEAGGPKRYDQASFAWGDWLIFGRETLGLPEELLRGHRDRWLRVPMRHPEARSLNLSNCAALVLFEALRQQGFADCDHLRTNH; encoded by the coding sequence ATGAATGAGCGGAAGTTTCATGTGGTGCTGGTGGAGCCGGAGATTCCTCCCAACACGGGGAACATTGCGCGGCTCTGCGCGGTGACGGGTTCGATGTTGCATTTGGTCGGGCCTTTGGGTTTTCAGCTGGGAGACAGGGAATTGAAAAGAGCGGGCATGGATTACTGGAGGCAGGTGGAGTTCAAAATCTGGAGTCATTGGACTGAGTTTTGCGGCGCCCTCCCCGCGGGATCGCGGACGTGGATGATCGAGGCGGGCGGTCCGAAGCGCTACGATCAAGCGTCCTTTGCCTGGGGGGACTGGCTGATCTTTGGCCGGGAGACCCTCGGACTGCCGGAGGAACTGCTGCGGGGTCATCGGGACCGGTGGTTGCGCGTGCCGATGCGGCATCCTGAGGCGCGATCCCTCAATCTCTCGAACTGCGCGGCGCTGGTGTTATTCGAAGCTTTGCGCCAGCAGGGGTTTGCCGACTGCGATCACTTGCGGACGAACCATTGA